Genomic segment of Sphingomonas sp. KRR8:
TCGGCATAACGGGCGAGCTGGTCCCACTCGATCGCCTGGGAAAGGTCGTCGCGGACACTGTGATAGCGTTCGGCGAAGAAGTTGGCCCACACGTCCTTTCCGCGTCCACCGAAGCCGGTCATCAGCAGGATGGCCGGAACCCCGCGTTTGGCCAGCGTGTAGTGGTCGGAGCGGACGAAGATCGACTGCTCCGGCATGGGGTCGGGCGAGACCTTGACCCCCATGCTGCCCGCCGCGGCCGTGACGGTCCTGGCGACCGTGTTGTGGGGCGCACCGAAGGCGACCACGTCGGTGAACGGGTAGAGCGGCAGAGGCATGTCGAGGTCGACCGCCGCAGCCACCTGGGCCAGCGGAACGGTCGGGTGAGCGGCCCAGTAATCGGCGCCGAGCAGGCCCAGTTCCTCGCCGGTGTTGGCGATGAACAGCACCGAGCGGCGCGGCGGCTTGCCCGAGGCGACGAATTCGCGCGCGGCCTCCAGCATGGTGGCGACGCCAGCGCCATTGTCCAGCGCGCCATTGTAGATGGCGTCCTCGCCGGGTTTGGCGTCTTTCTTGATCCCGAGGTGGTCGAGGTGCCCCATCAGCACGACGTACTCGGCCTTCAGCCGAGGATCGGTGCCGGGCAGCAGGCCGACCACTTCAGGGCTGGTGAAGTCTTCCCAGCGGCTATTGGCTTCGACCCCGATGGTGGCGGGGAGCGCGAAACCCGCCGGGCTGCGGCCGCCGCGCGAGGCTTCGGTGCGGACCTGTTCAAGCGTCCGGGACGCACCGGCGAACAGCTGCGCGGCCGCGGTGCTGGACATGGCCATGCGGAAGCGCAGGCCCTTGGGCGTGCTGCCCGCCTCACCGTTTGCATCCACCCAGTCGGTGGCGGAGCCGCGGCCGTACTGGCGCAGGCGGCTGCTGTCGCCGGTGCGGCCGATCTCGATCAGGCCGATGGCGCCGGCCTTGGCCGCCATTTGCGCCTTCACGGAGGAGAGGTGTGCCGCGACCTCGGTGTCCATGCCCGGCGGAGTGCCTTCAAGCACCACCACCGTCTTGCCCGCGACGTTCAGCCCGCGAAAGTCGTCGGTGCCGAGCGCGGGATCGCTGAGGCCGTAGCCGGCGAAGACGAGCTGCGAGGAGAGCTTGCGCTGCTTTTCGGTGAGGCTGGGGCGGAGCGACACGTCGCTGCCCCAGGCGAGGCGGGTGATCTTGCCGCCAGTCGTGAGGGAGACGACCGGCGTCCCGTCGTGGCTGGCTCGGCGCAGGGGCACGCGCTGGAGCCAGTCACCGCCGGTGCCGCCCGGCTGGAGTCCGAGGGCGCGGAATTGCGCGGCGACATAGCGGGCCGCGATCTCGTGACCGCGCGCGCCGCTGCCGCGCCCCTCGAGCAGGTCGTCAGAGAGGAATTCGACGTGCGAGCGGACGCGATTGGCGGCAGCGCTGAGTTCGGCGGAGGGGGCGGCGGGAGCGGGCTGGGCCGGCGTCGCGGGAACGGTGGCGCCCAGCAGGGCGAAGGCGGCGAAAGGCGCGAGCGCGAATGGAAGGCGGATGGAAATCACTCCTGTCCGGCGAGCCGCCGCTCAAAGGCGAGCGCGGTGCCGATGATGTGCTCGATGGCGTCATGCTTCGGGCTCCACCCCAGCCGTTCGACGAGACGGCGGTTGGAAGCGACCAATTGCGGCGGATCGCCCGCGCGACGCGGTCCCATGCGCCGCTCGATCGGGGTGCCGTTCACCTTGTCGAGTGCGTCGAGCATCTGCAGCACGGAGAAGCCGCGCCCGTAGCCGCAGTTCATGGTCAGGTTCTCGTCCGGGCTGGCGATCAGCGCCTGCAGGGCGGCGACGTGCGCGTCGGCGAGGTCGGAGACGTGGATATAGTCGCGGATGCAGGTGCCGTCGGGTGTGGGATAATCGGTCCCGAACACGTCGACATGGGTGCGCTTGCCGATGGCGGCTTCGCAGGCGACCTTGAGCAGGTGGGTCGCGCCCTTGCTCGCCTGGCCCGAACGGCCCTGCGGGTCGGCGCCGGCGACGTTGAAATAGCGCAGCGCCCCATAATTGAAGCCGTGCGCCACCGAGCAGTCGCGCAGCATGATCTCCGTCATCAGCTTGGACGAGCCGTAGGGATTGATCGGGACCTTGGGATCGTCCTCGTCGACCGGCACCTTTTCGGGTGCGCCGTAGGTCGCGGCCGTCGAGGAGAAGAGGATGTGGCGGATGCCGCAGGCGACGGCGCTCTCGATCAGGCTGTGGGAGGCGACCGTGTTGTTGCGATAGTAGAGGAGCGGGTTCTCAACGCTCTCCGGGACCACGATCGAGCCGGCGAAGTGCATGATCGCGCCGACCCGATGTTCACGCAGGAACGGTTCGATGGCGGCCTTGTCGGCGACATCGGCCTGAAGAAAGGGGACGCCCTCGGGCACGGTCTCGCGGCGGCCGTTCGACAGGTCGTCGATCACCACGGTCGGCCAGCCGGCGTCGGTCAATGCCAGCACGGCGTGACTGCCGATATAGCCGGCGCCGCCGGTGACGAGAACGGTCGGACGGGGTTGCGCGCTCACCATGCTGTTAACTGCTCCTCAAGGCCCACCGCCCATGGGGCCGCTAGACGTTTTCTTGCTGACGGCGCAAGCGGTCAGCCTTAAGGACCCGTCCCGACAATATTAACCACATCCCAGCGGGGCTCATGAGCATCACGATTTCGAGCGCATTCGATTCGGGCAACATCCGGGTCGTGAAGCAGGACGGCGCGGCGATCGACCTGGAGATCGTCGCCGACCACATGAGCGACTTCTACCAGTGGTTCCATTTCCGGCTGGCCGGGGCGGCGGGCCAGGAAGTCACGCTGCGCATCACCAACTGCGCGGGCAGCGCCTATCCGCACGGCTGGCCCGACTACAAGGCGCGCGTCAGCCATGACCGCGAGGAGTGGGTGCTGGCGGAGAACACCAGCTATGCCGACGGCGTGCTGACGATCCGGCTGACCCCCAGCAGCGACGTCGTTTGGCTGGCCTATTTCGCGCCTTATTCGATGGAGCGGCACCACGACCTCGTCAGCAGCTTCGCGCAGATCGAGGGCGTCGGATATCGCAGCCTTGGCAAGAGCCTGGATGGACAGGACATCGACTGCCTGACCATCGGTGAAGGCCCGCTGACCGCATGGATCTATGCCCGCCAGCATCCGGGCGAAAGCATGGCCGAATGGTTCATGGAAGGCGCGCTGGAGAAGCTGGCCGACCCGGACGATCCCGTCGCCCGCGCGCTGCGCAAGGCCGTGACCTTCCACCTGGTGCCGAACATGAATCCGGACGGTTCCAAGCGCGGGCACCTGCGCACCAACGCGGTCGGCGTGAACCTCAACCGCGAGTGGCACGCGCCCTCGGCCGAGAAGAGCCCCGAAGTGCTGTGCGTCCGCAATGCGATGGACGCCCAGGCGCCGGACTTCGCGATGGACATCCATGGGGACGAGGCGATCCCCGCCAACTTCCTCGCCGGGTTCGAGGGCATTCCCTCGTTGACCGAGCGGCAGACGCGCCTGTTCAAGCTGTTCAGCGACACGCTGGAGCGGCTCTGCCCCGACTTCCAGACGGCGCAGGGCTATGAGGTCCCGGCTCCGGGCCAGGCCAACATGAGCATGTCCACCACCCAGCTGGCCGAGCGTTACGGCTGCCTGTCGATGACGCTGGAGATGCCGTTCAAGGACAATTTCGACATGCCCGATCCGCTCTACGGCTGGAGCCCGGAGCGGTCCAAGTATCTGGCGCACCATTGCCTTGGCGCGCTGCACGCGATCCTGTCGGACCTGAAGGCCTGAGCTGATGCCGACGCTCGTCCTGCTTCGCCACGGCCAGTCGCAGTGGAACCTCGAGAACCGCTTCACCGGCTGGTGGGACGTCGACCTGACGGAGGCCGGTGTCGCGGAGGCCGCGGCGGCCGGCGCGCTGCTCAAGGACAAGGGGTTCGACTTCGACCGCTGCTTCACCTCGGTCCAGAAGCGCGCGATCAAGACGCTGAACCTGGTGCTCGACGAGATGGAGCGGTTGTGGCTGCCGGTCACCAAGGACTGGCGGCTGAACGAGCGGCATTATGGTGGCCTGACCGGGCTCAACAAGGCCGAGACTGTCGCCAAGGTCGGCGAGGAGCAGGTCAAGACCTGGCGCCGCAGCTTCGATGTGCCGCCGCCGCCACTGGAGGGGGACAGCCCCTATGCCGTGCTGCAGGACGATCGCCGCTACGCCGGCGTGGCCGTTCCCGCGACCGAGAGCCTCAAGGACACGATTGCGCGAGTGCTGCCTTACTATGAGGCGGAGATCGCGCCGGCGCTGAAGCGCGGCGAGCGGGTGATCGTCGCGGCGCACGGCAATTCACTGCGGGCATTGGAGAAGCAGCTGTCCGGGATATCGGACGCGGACATCGTGGGGCTGGAGATCCCGACCGGGCAGCCGATCGTGTACGAACTGGACGATGACCTGTCGGTCAGGGATCGATATTATCTGAGCGAGCGGTAAGGTTCGACTAGGCCGCCGCCTTGTCCTCATACATGGCGCGGTCGGCACGGATCAGGACCTGCTCGGCGCAGTCGCCGTGCTCGATCATGGCGATGCCGATCGCGGCGCTCAGCGGAATGGGCTGGCCGTCGCAGCGGAACTCGCTGCCGGCGATCCGGTCGGCCAACCGGCTGGCGGTGTCGCTGGCCTGAATGAAGTCGGCCCGCTCCAGCAGTACGGCGAACTCGTCCCCGCCGAACCGTCCGACGCAATCGCTCTGCCGGACGTCGTTGATCAGCAGCTTCGCCAGATGAACGAGCGCCGCGTCGCCCGCATGGTGGCCGAAGCTGTCGTTGACCATCTTCAAGCCATCGACGTCGATGAAAAGGATGGCCCCGCCGTCGCCGTAGCGATTGGTGCGGTCGATCAGTTTCTCGAGCTGGCGGGTGAAGCCGCGGCGGTTGAGCAGGGGAACCAGGCTGTCGTGATGCGCCAGCTGGTCGAGATCCTCGATCCGCTGCTCCAGCCGCGCGACTTCGGCGCGCAGCCGGCTGATCTCCTCGATCAGTTCAGCGCGATCGACGTTATCGTCGGTACGAGCGACATTCAGCACGTCAGCCATGACGATGGCCCCCAAGGTCACCGGATAATAGCGCAAAATTCCGACATTGCAGAGTCTTCATCAGTGGCTCGCTTGTCCCCGGCGTTGCACCGGGGGACACTCCTTCCTAAAGGCCGAACATGAGCGCGGCGGTGGGCATCATCATGGGCAGTTCTTCCGACTGGGAGACGATGCGCCATACGGCTGAAACGCTTGAGTCGCTGGGCGTCTCCCATGAAATCAGGGTGGTGTCCGCGCACCGAACGCCGGACCGGCTGTTCGAATATGCCAAGGCAGCGCGGGGTCGCGGGCTCAAGATCATCATCGCTGGTGCCGGCGGGGCCGCGCACCTGCCCGGGATGGCCGCGTCCATGACTAGCCTGCCGGTGCTGGGCGTGCCGGTGGAGAGCAAGGCGCTGGCGGGCGTCGACAGCCTGCTGTCGATCGTGCAGATGCCCGGCGGCGTTCCGGTCGGCACGCTGGCGATCGGCAAGCCAGGCGCGATCAACGCCGGCCTGCTTGCCGCCTCCATCCTCAGCCTGAGCGATGCGGCCCTGGCCGAGCGACTGGAAGCCTGGCGCGCGGCGCAGACGGAAGCGGTGGCAGAGTCGCCGGAGTGATCGCACCGGGCGCGACCATCGGCATTGTCGGCGGCGGCCAGCTTGGCCGGATGCTGAGCGTGGCGGCGGCGCAGCTCGGCTACCGCACCCACATCTTCGATCCGCACGAGCAGCCCTGTGCGGCGGACGTCACAGCCGAGTTCACTCGCGCTGCTTTCGACGACCGCGCCGCGCTGGAGCGGTTCGCCGCGAGCTGTGACGTAGTGACCTACGAGTTCGAGAATCTGAGCGTGGAGCCGCTGGCGGGGATCGGCGACAAGCTCCGCCCGGGTACCCGCTCGCTGGCGGTCGCGCAGGACCGGGCCACCGAGAAGAGCTTCATCGAGCGGACGGGCGGAAGGGTCGCGCCGTGGCGCGCGGTCGAGAGCCTGGCCGAGGTCGAGCAGGCGGTGGCGGAGCTCGGCTGCCCGCTGGTGCTGAAGACCCGGCGCTACGGCTATGACGGCAAGGGCCAGGCGTGGGTCCGTGCGCCTGAGCAGGCCGCCGACGCCTGGGCCGCGATCAGCGAGCAGCCGGCGGTCGCCGAGCGCGGCATGACATTCGCCGCCGAATTCTCGATCATTCTTGCGCGCGGCCTTGGCGGCGAGATCGCCATCCTGCCCGCTCCGCGCAACGATCACCGGGACGGCATCCTGCGCACCTCGACCGTGCCGGCCGGCCCGGTCGTCGCGCCGCTGGTCCCCGCCGCGGAGGCCATGGCCCGGGCGATTGCCGAGGCGCTTGGCCATGTCGGGGTGCTGACGGTCGAATTCTTTGCCTGCGCCGACGGTCCGGTGGTCAATGAGATTGCGCCGCGGGTCCACAACAGCGGGCACTGGAGCATCGAAGGCGCCGCCACCTCGCAATTCGAGCAGCACCTTCGCGCCATCCTCGACCTGCCGCTCGGCTCCACCGCGCTTCGCGGGAATGGTGCGACGATGGACAATCTGATCGGGGACGAGGTCCATCGCTGGCCCGAGCTCATCGCCGAGTCCGGTGCGTCGCTTCACCTCTACGGCAAGGGCGAAGCACGCCCGGGCCGCAAGATGGGGCATGTCACGCGGGTGCGTTGAGGGGCCTGATCCGGATGTCGGTCCGGGTCAGCTCCGCAGCAGGAAGGATCCGATGAGCGCGCCGATGAGGGCTGCTGCCGTCCAGAGCGGGAGGGCCCGGCTGAGCAGGCTCGGCTCCCCTGCGCGTGCGATCGCCTGCGCCGCGAGCCGATCACCACGCCGTTGGCCATGCTCGGGCCGGGGTACATCGGGCGTTCGCCGCCGCTCCTGCATCGTCTTCATGCCGCTATTCTAGCGGAAACTCGCGGCCTGAGATCAGCCACATCCGGATGGTCCCAATTCGGATCAGTGGGTTCCCCGCAACGCGATTACGGTAAGGAGTGCAGCGAGGCTGCGCCCGCGATCGGGCGCAGCCTCGCTGTCACTCGTCAACGTGGCTCGGCAACCTCGATCGGCAGGCCGAGCTTGTCGAGCTGTGGCTTCACCTTGGCAGCGTCGCCCACCACGACCCAGACGAAGCCGTTGGGATCGAGGGCGCCCTTGAGCGCGGAGTCGAGCTGCGCGGCGTTCAGCGCCCGATACTTGCCGGCGAGCTGGACCTGATAGTCGTCCGGCCGGCCGTACAGCGCATTGGTCATCAGCGCGCTCAGCACCGCGCTGCTGGTCTCGAACTTGCCGGGCAGGGCGTTGACGTTGTTGGCGACGAGCCGGGTCAGCTCCTCGCTGGTGATGCCCTTGGTCCCGAGCAGGTCGGTGATGTTCTGGTTGAGCGCGGCAATGCTGTCGCCGGTGCGGTCGGCCTGGACCGGCGCACTGACCAGATAGGGCGCGGCATTCTGGTTGAGGGCGAAATTGCCGCTCACGCCATAGCTCCAGCCTTTGGTTTCGCGCAGGTCCATGTTGATCCGCGACAGGAAGTTGCCGCCGAGCACTTCGCTGGCCGCGCTGACCGGCACGATGTCGCCGCGCGGGTTCACCGGGGTGAGCTGCGCGCCGACGATCACCGACTGGGGTGAGCCCGGCCGGTCGATCAGCACGATCCGCGACTTCGCCGGACGGGCCGGCGGAGCGGTGAAGACCTTGCTGCCCTTGGCCACCGCCGGGGTCGCCCAGGTGCCGAAGCGCTGCTCCAGCTGGGGCACCAGCTCTGCGAGCGGTCGGTCCGAGACGATGAAGATCTGCGCATTGTCGGGGCGCAGCCAGCGCTGCTGGTAGCCCTTGAGGTCGGCCTGGCTGAAGCCCTTCACCGCCGCGATGTCACCGCCCGGCGGGCCGCCATAGGGGTGCGAGGCCCCGTAGAGCAGTGCCGGGACGGCCCGCGAGGCGATGCTGTTGGGATCCTTCTGCGCCTGGGCAATGCCGGTCAGCAGCTGCGCGCGAACCCGCTCCACCTCGGCCGGGGCGAAGGTCGGCTGCTCGACGATCTTCTCGAGCAGGTCGAGCGACGGGCCGAGGTTGGCCGACAGGGCCGACATGGTGACGTTGCTGGTGTCGAGGCTCGAGCCGCTGCTGATCTCGGTGCCCAGCTCCTCTTCGCGCTCGGCCAACTGCTGCGACGTGAGGCCGCCGGCGCCCTCGTCGAGCAGGCCCAGCGCGAAGCTGCTGAGGCCGCGCTGGTTGGGCGCGTCGGATGCGTTGCCGGCGTCGAAGCTGACCGCCATCTGGGTCAGCGGAACGGCCGTCCGGCGCGCGTAGGTGACCTGGATGCCGTTCGACAGGCGGGCCCGCTCCACGGTGGGGAAGTTCAGCTGCGCGAGCGTCGCCAGCGGCGGGATCTCGCGCTTGGTCGAGGGCGGCGGCGTGCCCTCCTTGGCGGCGGTGCCCTTCGGCCGGACGGCGGCCTCCTGATAAGGCGGGCGATCGCCCGGCTCGAGCCGAATCTTGAGCGGCGGACGGGTCAGCCAGCGGCCGAACACCGTCTTGACCTGCGCCGGGGTGACCGCCGCCAGTTCCGTCAGCTGGCGCCGGTAGAAATTGCTGTCGCCCGCATAGACCTGACCCTCGGCCAGCGCGACGGCCTTGCCGCCGAAGCCGCCGACCTGCTCCAGCCCGCGGATTCGGCTCGCCACTTCGCTGGTGGCGGCGCGGCGCAGTTCAGCCTGGGTGGGGCCGTTGCGGATGTAGTCGGCCATCAGCTCGTCGAGGCGCTTCTCGACCACGGCCGGGTCGACGCCCGGCTTCACAACGGCGGTGACGCTGAAGAAGCCGACGCGGTGGAAGGCACTGTTGGAGGCGGACACCGCA
This window contains:
- a CDS encoding 5-(carboxyamino)imidazole ribonucleotide synthase, whose amino-acid sequence is MIAPGATIGIVGGGQLGRMLSVAAAQLGYRTHIFDPHEQPCAADVTAEFTRAAFDDRAALERFAASCDVVTYEFENLSVEPLAGIGDKLRPGTRSLAVAQDRATEKSFIERTGGRVAPWRAVESLAEVEQAVAELGCPLVLKTRRYGYDGKGQAWVRAPEQAADAWAAISEQPAVAERGMTFAAEFSIILARGLGGEIAILPAPRNDHRDGILRTSTVPAGPVVAPLVPAAEAMARAIAEALGHVGVLTVEFFACADGPVVNEIAPRVHNSGHWSIEGAATSQFEQHLRAILDLPLGSTALRGNGATMDNLIGDEVHRWPELIAESGASLHLYGKGEARPGRKMGHVTRVR
- a CDS encoding M14-type cytosolic carboxypeptidase, with protein sequence MSITISSAFDSGNIRVVKQDGAAIDLEIVADHMSDFYQWFHFRLAGAAGQEVTLRITNCAGSAYPHGWPDYKARVSHDREEWVLAENTSYADGVLTIRLTPSSDVVWLAYFAPYSMERHHDLVSSFAQIEGVGYRSLGKSLDGQDIDCLTIGEGPLTAWIYARQHPGESMAEWFMEGALEKLADPDDPVARALRKAVTFHLVPNMNPDGSKRGHLRTNAVGVNLNREWHAPSAEKSPEVLCVRNAMDAQAPDFAMDIHGDEAIPANFLAGFEGIPSLTERQTRLFKLFSDTLERLCPDFQTAQGYEVPAPGQANMSMSTTQLAERYGCLSMTLEMPFKDNFDMPDPLYGWSPERSKYLAHHCLGALHAILSDLKA
- a CDS encoding pitrilysin family protein, which encodes MTTLPRLAFLLASASALAAAAPLGAQPAPAAAAATSRPAPVSSLVSQVRIPNTVFKLPNGLTVVVHEDRKAPIVAVSTWYNVGSKDEPKGKTGYAHLFEHLMFNGSENLPGDYFTYLQQVGGTDYNGTTFFDRTNYFETVPRGALERALFMESDRMGYLLGAVTQEKLDNQRGVVQNEKRQGDNRPGGLVFYEVLENLFPVGHPYHHSTIGSMADLDAASLADIQAWFRDNYGPNNAVLVLAGDINAAEARPLVEKYFGQIKRGPVNVPAAAAVPPANGRSIVMKDRVAATQIQRYWAVPGMLARDSAALDLGGSVLGGLASSRLDKALVRDEKIAVAVSASNSAFHRVGFFSVTAVVKPGVDPAVVEKRLDELMADYIRNGPTQAELRRAATSEVASRIRGLEQVGGFGGKAVALAEGQVYAGDSNFYRRQLTELAAVTPAQVKTVFGRWLTRPPLKIRLEPGDRPPYQEAAVRPKGTAAKEGTPPPSTKREIPPLATLAQLNFPTVERARLSNGIQVTYARRTAVPLTQMAVSFDAGNASDAPNQRGLSSFALGLLDEGAGGLTSQQLAEREEELGTEISSGSSLDTSNVTMSALSANLGPSLDLLEKIVEQPTFAPAEVERVRAQLLTGIAQAQKDPNSIASRAVPALLYGASHPYGGPPGGDIAAVKGFSQADLKGYQQRWLRPDNAQIFIVSDRPLAELVPQLEQRFGTWATPAVAKGSKVFTAPPARPAKSRIVLIDRPGSPQSVIVGAQLTPVNPRGDIVPVSAASEVLGGNFLSRINMDLRETKGWSYGVSGNFALNQNAAPYLVSAPVQADRTGDSIAALNQNITDLLGTKGITSEELTRLVANNVNALPGKFETSSAVLSALMTNALYGRPDDYQVQLAGKYRALNAAQLDSALKGALDPNGFVWVVVGDAAKVKPQLDKLGLPIEVAEPR
- a CDS encoding M20/M25/M40 family metallo-hydrolase, which gives rise to MISIRLPFALAPFAAFALLGATVPATPAQPAPAAPSAELSAAANRVRSHVEFLSDDLLEGRGSGARGHEIAARYVAAQFRALGLQPGGTGGDWLQRVPLRRASHDGTPVVSLTTGGKITRLAWGSDVSLRPSLTEKQRKLSSQLVFAGYGLSDPALGTDDFRGLNVAGKTVVVLEGTPPGMDTEVAAHLSSVKAQMAAKAGAIGLIEIGRTGDSSRLRQYGRGSATDWVDANGEAGSTPKGLRFRMAMSSTAAAQLFAGASRTLEQVRTEASRGGRSPAGFALPATIGVEANSRWEDFTSPEVVGLLPGTDPRLKAEYVVLMGHLDHLGIKKDAKPGEDAIYNGALDNGAGVATMLEAAREFVASGKPPRRSVLFIANTGEELGLLGADYWAAHPTVPLAQVAAAVDLDMPLPLYPFTDVVAFGAPHNTVARTVTAAAGSMGVKVSPDPMPEQSIFVRSDHYTLAKRGVPAILLMTGFGGRGKDVWANFFAERYHSVRDDLSQAIEWDQLARYAELNYRISRDLADTDQRPRWYGDSYFGKAFAPGQPKAAR
- the galE gene encoding UDP-glucose 4-epimerase GalE, whose product is MVSAQPRPTVLVTGGAGYIGSHAVLALTDAGWPTVVIDDLSNGRRETVPEGVPFLQADVADKAAIEPFLREHRVGAIMHFAGSIVVPESVENPLLYYRNNTVASHSLIESAVACGIRHILFSSTAATYGAPEKVPVDEDDPKVPINPYGSSKLMTEIMLRDCSVAHGFNYGALRYFNVAGADPQGRSGQASKGATHLLKVACEAAIGKRTHVDVFGTDYPTPDGTCIRDYIHVSDLADAHVAALQALIASPDENLTMNCGYGRGFSVLQMLDALDKVNGTPIERRMGPRRAGDPPQLVASNRRLVERLGWSPKHDAIEHIIGTALAFERRLAGQE
- the gpmA gene encoding 2,3-diphosphoglycerate-dependent phosphoglycerate mutase — encoded protein: MPTLVLLRHGQSQWNLENRFTGWWDVDLTEAGVAEAAAAGALLKDKGFDFDRCFTSVQKRAIKTLNLVLDEMERLWLPVTKDWRLNERHYGGLTGLNKAETVAKVGEEQVKTWRRSFDVPPPPLEGDSPYAVLQDDRRYAGVAVPATESLKDTIARVLPYYEAEIAPALKRGERVIVAAHGNSLRALEKQLSGISDADIVGLEIPTGQPIVYELDDDLSVRDRYYLSER
- a CDS encoding diguanylate cyclase, encoding MADVLNVARTDDNVDRAELIEEISRLRAEVARLEQRIEDLDQLAHHDSLVPLLNRRGFTRQLEKLIDRTNRYGDGGAILFIDVDGLKMVNDSFGHHAGDAALVHLAKLLINDVRQSDCVGRFGGDEFAVLLERADFIQASDTASRLADRIAGSEFRCDGQPIPLSAAIGIAMIEHGDCAEQVLIRADRAMYEDKAAA
- the purE gene encoding 5-(carboxyamino)imidazole ribonucleotide mutase, with translation MSAAVGIIMGSSSDWETMRHTAETLESLGVSHEIRVVSAHRTPDRLFEYAKAARGRGLKIIIAGAGGAAHLPGMAASMTSLPVLGVPVESKALAGVDSLLSIVQMPGGVPVGTLAIGKPGAINAGLLAASILSLSDAALAERLEAWRAAQTEAVAESPE